The Mercenaria mercenaria strain notata chromosome 10, MADL_Memer_1, whole genome shotgun sequence genome contains a region encoding:
- the LOC128546448 gene encoding uncharacterized protein LOC128546448, giving the protein MPVVHCPIPGCEYVTDDLEAAIVAALITAHSMAHTPGPSAKIEKVRRPTITLAGTSEELAYFLSRWTDYVTATKLEGRSKVIQLLECCDEPLRKDLTRTNGNTLTELSEKEVLTAIKTLAVREENTMVARVNLHNMKQDRDETVRSFGARIRGQAGVCKFNIKCANCARDVNYTDAILRDVLTKGLADPEIQLDLLGDSNQDMSLEDVFKFVEAKEAGKRSASRLLDSNAVEAARSSYRKAKNENQPTPKDKTETCIYAAPEAGKKAPFLARERMPSVGTHTICAIAPSSGKVCRKDPPKISKNINKFLKNYCF; this is encoded by the coding sequence ATGCCGGTCGTACACTGCCCGATCCCAGGATGTGAATATGTGACGGATGACCTTGAGGCAGCAATTGTGGCTGCACTAATAACAGCCCATTCCATGGCTCATACACCTGGCCCATCCGCCAAAATTGAGAAGGTCAGGCGACCTACTATTACATTAGCTGGTACCAGCGAGGAGTTGGCCTATTTCTTATCACGCTGGACAGATTATGTCACGGCCACTAAGCTGGAAGGCCGCTCTAAAGTGATTCAGTTGTTAGAATGTTGCGATGAACCTCTCAGAAAGGACTTGACACGTACGAACGGCAACACTCTGACAGAACTTAGTGAAAAAGAGGTACTCACAGCAATTAAGACATTGGCCGTTCGCGAAGAAAATACAATGGTTGCTAGAGTTAACCTACACAACATGAAACAGGATCGTGATGAAACTGTGAGAAGTTTTGGTGCACGTATTCGTGGTCAAGCTGGTGTGTGTAAGTTCAATATAAAATGTGCTAACTGTGCCAGAGACGTTAACTACACTGACGCCATTCTCCGTGATGTTCTTACCAAGGGGCTTGCGGATCCTGAAATACAACTTGACCTCCTTGGTGACAGCAACCAGGACATGAGTCTTGAGGACGTCTTTAAATTCGTGGAAGCAAAGGAGGCTGGAAAGCGCTCAGCGTCAAGACTCCTGGACTCAAATGCAGTGGAAGCTGCAAGAAGCTCATATAGaaaagcaaaaaatgaaaatcaaccAACACCCAAGGACAAAACGGAAACCTGCATTTACGCGGCACCAGAGGCAGGGAAGAAGGCCCCATTTCTGGCTCGGGAAAGAATGCCCAGCGTAGGGACACATACAATTTGTGCAATCGCACCATCATCGGGAAAGGTTTGCCGTAAGGATCCcccaaaaatttccaaaaacattAACAAATTCTTGAAAAATTACTGTTTTTGA